From the genome of Halobellus litoreus, one region includes:
- a CDS encoding DUF7110 family protein — MSGRVYRLHSTLELPLEEVEEYLNGDPDLPPEVTDVEVTRRNNTLILKAVAAEDNLSKYTPTAQLKASITENRVYEEEPPRAGAPRWEEEEEEIPSELVEFACFKGDRETVLQNTALQYPMFLVLREIALLAEKGTLTAITEVDGELTAHRIVEGEERPASIEVVENPSKNDNGSGGVNWRDNKFISD; from the coding sequence ATGTCAGGCCGCGTATACCGACTTCACTCGACACTGGAACTGCCCCTCGAAGAGGTCGAAGAGTACCTGAACGGTGACCCGGACCTGCCGCCCGAGGTCACGGACGTCGAGGTGACTCGCCGGAACAACACGCTCATTCTGAAGGCCGTCGCGGCCGAGGACAACCTGAGCAAATACACCCCGACGGCGCAGTTGAAAGCGAGCATCACGGAGAACCGGGTGTACGAAGAGGAACCCCCCCGAGCGGGCGCACCCCGCTGGGAAGAGGAGGAGGAGGAGATCCCTTCCGAACTCGTCGAGTTCGCCTGCTTCAAGGGCGACCGCGAGACCGTCCTCCAGAACACCGCGCTGCAGTACCCGATGTTCCTGGTCCTGCGGGAGATCGCACTCCTCGCAGAGAAGGGGACGCTCACCGCGATCACCGAGGTCGACGGGGAACTCACGGCCCACCGGATCGTCGAGGGCGAGGAGCGCCCGGCGAGCATCGAGGTCGTCGAGAACCCCTCGAAGAACGACAACGGCTCGGGCGGCGTGAACTGGCGGGACAACAAGTTCATCAGCGACTGA
- a CDS encoding glutaredoxin family protein, with protein MTFQPGTDLSEDEVRARVDDAIESNDVVLFMKGNRLMPQCGYSQRAVNLISQYVDEFETIDVLPALDQYRSALESHSGWETIPQTFVDGEFVGGSDILAELDERGELDETLRT; from the coding sequence ATGACGTTTCAGCCCGGGACGGACCTGAGCGAAGACGAGGTACGAGCGCGCGTCGACGACGCGATCGAATCGAACGACGTCGTGCTGTTTATGAAGGGAAACCGGTTGATGCCGCAGTGCGGGTACTCCCAGCGCGCGGTGAACCTCATCTCCCAGTACGTCGACGAGTTCGAGACGATCGACGTCCTGCCCGCGCTCGATCAGTACCGGAGCGCGCTCGAATCCCACAGCGGCTGGGAAACGATCCCACAGACGTTCGTCGACGGCGAGTTCGTCGGCGGTAGCGACATCCTGGCGGAACTCGACGAGCGGGGCGAACTGGACGAAACACTGCGGACGTAA
- a CDS encoding amino acid-binding protein: MSEVETDVRAYTLRLELVDEPGELLRSLRPIADNGGNLLSIFHERGNVTPRGHIPVEVDVEATPDRFERIIDGLRDAGINVIQAGTERYSEGLTVILSGHVIDTDLSDTLSRIQESANATVTDLSVAAPDGPSNVSSARIDIAAERGATEAVLGKIRDVAAEKNLRVVEPLTGGSGA, from the coding sequence ATGAGTGAGGTAGAGACGGACGTCCGTGCGTACACGCTCCGACTGGAGTTAGTCGACGAACCGGGCGAACTCCTCCGTTCGCTCCGCCCGATCGCGGACAACGGCGGCAATCTGCTGTCGATCTTTCACGAGCGCGGTAACGTCACACCCCGCGGGCACATCCCCGTCGAAGTCGACGTGGAAGCGACGCCCGACCGCTTCGAGAGAATCATCGACGGCCTCCGCGACGCCGGGATCAACGTCATCCAGGCCGGGACAGAGCGCTACAGCGAAGGCCTCACCGTCATCCTCTCGGGCCACGTCATCGACACCGACCTGTCGGACACCCTCTCGCGGATTCAGGAGTCGGCGAACGCGACCGTGACCGACCTATCGGTCGCCGCACCGGACGGGCCGTCGAACGTGTCGAGCGCGCGTATCGACATCGCCGCCGAGCGCGGGGCCACCGAGGCAGTCCTCGGAAAAATACGGGACGTCGCCGCCGAGAAGAACCTCCGCGTCGTCGAACCGCTCACGGGCGGTTCGGGGGCCTGA
- the gfcR gene encoding transcriptional regulator GfcR translates to MKNVDDLISSASELAERGLSKGEIADELNVSRETASWLVERSGSNSYESDPAPVGRTGDESSGPHDIHVDWSAIGRDSSRLTYVGRAMADLLMKEGEEVDLTIGIEKAGAPLATTVSMELDTDLGSYAPAKHQWEEGDIEDLGGSFSRNFAQIRDRECYVVDDTITSGTTMRETIDSIREEGGDPVACVVVVDKQGVDEIEGVPVYSLIDVVRVGSD, encoded by the coding sequence CGAACGCGGCCTGTCGAAAGGCGAGATCGCGGACGAACTGAACGTCTCTCGGGAGACGGCGAGTTGGCTCGTCGAACGCAGCGGATCGAACAGCTACGAGAGCGACCCCGCACCGGTCGGACGCACCGGCGACGAGAGCAGCGGTCCACACGACATTCACGTGGACTGGAGCGCCATCGGCCGCGATTCGAGCCGGCTGACCTACGTCGGTCGAGCGATGGCCGACCTTCTGATGAAGGAGGGCGAGGAGGTCGATCTGACGATCGGCATCGAGAAGGCCGGCGCGCCGCTCGCGACGACCGTCTCGATGGAACTCGATACCGACCTCGGTTCCTACGCCCCCGCGAAGCACCAGTGGGAGGAGGGCGACATCGAGGACCTGGGCGGGTCGTTCTCGCGGAACTTCGCCCAGATCAGGGACCGGGAGTGCTACGTCGTCGACGACACCATCACGTCGGGAACGACGATGCGGGAGACGATCGACTCGATCCGCGAGGAGGGGGGTGACCCCGTCGCCTGCGTCGTCGTCGTCGACAAACAGGGCGTCGACGAGATCGAAGGCGTGCCGGTGTACTCGCTCATCGACGTCGTCCGGGTCGGCAGCGACTGA